A stretch of the Streptomyces venezuelae genome encodes the following:
- a CDS encoding precorrin-8X methylmutase, with product MSEYPVFEYEKDGAAIYRQSFATIRAEADLSALPASVAQVAVRMIHACGMTDLTRDLGYTDEVVLRARAALHAGAPILCDVQMVASGVTRKRLPADNDVLCTLSDPAVPDLAAKMGTTRSAAALELWRDRGLLEGSVVAVGNAPTALFRLLEMIEEGAPRPAAVIGVPVGFIGAAESKDALAGHPAALDHLIVRGRRGGSAMAAAAVNAIASEEE from the coding sequence ATGAGCGAGTACCCCGTGTTCGAGTACGAGAAGGACGGCGCCGCGATCTACCGCCAGTCCTTTGCCACGATCCGCGCCGAGGCGGACCTCTCCGCGCTGCCCGCCTCGGTCGCCCAGGTCGCCGTCCGCATGATCCACGCCTGCGGGATGACCGACCTGACCCGGGACCTGGGCTACACGGACGAGGTCGTGCTGCGCGCCCGCGCCGCCCTGCACGCCGGTGCGCCCATCCTGTGCGACGTACAGATGGTCGCCAGCGGGGTCACCCGCAAGCGGCTGCCCGCCGACAACGACGTGCTGTGCACGCTCTCCGACCCGGCCGTGCCGGACCTCGCGGCGAAGATGGGCACCACCCGCAGCGCCGCCGCACTCGAACTCTGGCGGGACCGTGGTCTGTTGGAGGGCTCCGTGGTCGCCGTCGGCAATGCGCCCACCGCCCTGTTCCGGCTGCTGGAGATGATAGAAGAGGGCGCCCCGCGCCCGGCCGCCGTCATCGGCGTTCCCGTCGGCTTCATCGGCGCCGCCGAGTCCAAGGACGCGCTCGCCGGACACCCCGCCGCCCTGGACCACCTGATCGTCCGCGGCCGGCGCGGCGGCAGCGCCATGGCAGCCGCCGCCGTCAACGCGATAGCGAGCGAGGAAGAATGA
- the cbiE gene encoding precorrin-6y C5,15-methyltransferase (decarboxylating) subunit CbiE, protein MSSAPPPIPVTVVGIGADGWTGLGTAARTALTGADVLIGGPRQLCLLPARACEGERVAWPTPLRPAVPRLLERYAGRRIAVLASGDPMFYGIGRALCEELGPDRLEVHPHPSSVSLACARLGWPVEDTEVVTVVGRPVARVAAALHEGRRVLVLGAGAGSPAEIAALLRERGFGPTRMRVLEQLGAEQERTYEGTAADWAHAPGDPLHVIALDCRRTPGALRLGATPGLPDAAYEHDGQLTKRHVRAATLAALAPAPGELLWDVGGGSGSIGIEWLRTHPSCRAVTVERSPERAERILRNAAALGVPAPGLRVVTGAAPEALAGLPAPDAVFIGGGLTAPGLLETVWAALPAGGRLVVNTVTLESEALLGRWYRRYGGELVKLAVSHAVAVGGFTGWRQAMPVTQWSVTRPAEDGTEDGTAKGIKD, encoded by the coding sequence GTGAGCTCCGCACCACCCCCCATACCTGTGACGGTCGTCGGCATCGGAGCGGACGGCTGGACCGGGCTCGGTACCGCCGCCCGGACCGCCCTGACCGGGGCCGATGTGCTGATCGGCGGCCCCCGGCAGCTGTGCCTGCTGCCGGCCCGCGCCTGCGAGGGCGAGCGGGTGGCCTGGCCCACCCCGCTGCGCCCGGCGGTGCCGCGGCTGCTGGAACGCTACGCCGGCCGCCGGATCGCGGTGCTCGCCAGCGGGGACCCCATGTTCTACGGGATCGGGCGCGCGCTCTGCGAGGAGCTCGGACCGGACCGTCTGGAGGTCCACCCGCACCCCTCCTCCGTCTCCCTGGCCTGCGCCCGGCTGGGCTGGCCGGTGGAGGACACCGAGGTGGTGACGGTGGTCGGCCGCCCGGTGGCCAGGGTCGCCGCCGCACTGCACGAGGGCAGGCGGGTGCTGGTGCTCGGCGCGGGCGCCGGATCGCCCGCCGAGATCGCTGCTCTGCTCCGAGAGCGGGGCTTCGGCCCCACCCGGATGCGGGTACTGGAACAGCTCGGTGCCGAGCAGGAGCGGACGTACGAGGGCACGGCCGCGGACTGGGCCCACGCACCGGGCGACCCGCTCCATGTGATCGCCCTGGACTGCCGCCGCACCCCCGGCGCCCTGCGCCTGGGCGCCACCCCCGGACTCCCCGACGCCGCGTACGAGCACGACGGGCAGCTGACCAAGCGCCATGTCCGGGCCGCCACCCTGGCCGCGCTGGCCCCCGCCCCCGGCGAACTGCTGTGGGACGTGGGCGGCGGCTCCGGCTCCATCGGCATCGAATGGCTGCGCACCCACCCCTCCTGCCGGGCCGTCACGGTGGAACGCTCCCCCGAACGCGCCGAGCGCATCCTCCGCAACGCCGCCGCCCTCGGCGTACCGGCGCCCGGTCTGCGCGTGGTCACCGGCGCGGCCCCGGAGGCCCTCGCCGGACTGCCCGCCCCCGACGCCGTGTTCATCGGCGGCGGGCTGACCGCGCCCGGACTGCTGGAGACGGTCTGGGCGGCGCTCCCGGCCGGCGGCCGGCTGGTGGTCAACACCGTGACCCTGGAGTCGGAGGCACTGCTCGGCCGCTGGTACCGGCGGTACGGCGGGGAGCTGGTGAAACTCGCCGTCTCGCACGCGGTGGCGGTCGGCGGGTTCACCGGCTGGCGTCAGGCGATGCCGGTCACCCAGTGGTCCGTGACCCGACCGGCCGAGGACGGAACCGAGGACGGAACCGCGAAGGGAATCAAGGACTGA
- a CDS encoding precorrin-2 C(20)-methyltransferase, whose amino-acid sequence MSTTAKGRLYGVGLGPGDPSLMTLRAVQVIAGADVVAYHSARHGRSIARSIAQEHLRADHIEEPLVYPVTTETTDHPGGYQGAMEEFYEASAARLAAHLDAGRTVAVLAEGDPLFYGSYMHMHKRLADRYPTEVIPGVTSVSAAAARLQTPLVEGEEVLTILPGTLPQEELTARLAATDSAVVMKLGRTFPAVRQAMADSGRLAEARYAERATMAGERTGLLADTDPESVPYFAVAVVPSRVGNPGGRPGPAGGEVVVAGTGPAGPLWLTPETKRALADADVLIGYTTYLDRVPVRPGQIRHGSDNKVESERAEFALDLARRGKRVAVVSGGDPGVFAMATAVLEVAAQDAYKDVPVRVLPGVTAANAAAAAAGAPLGHDYATISLSDRLKPWEVIAERLRAASAADLVLALYNPGSRSRTWQVAQARDLLLELRGADTPVVVARDVGGPEQRVRVLTLGTLEPSEVDMRTILLIGSSQTRVTERGDGTRIAWTPRRYPES is encoded by the coding sequence ATGAGCACCACGGCCAAGGGACGTCTCTACGGGGTCGGGCTCGGGCCCGGCGACCCGTCCCTGATGACGCTGCGCGCCGTCCAGGTGATCGCCGGGGCGGACGTCGTCGCCTACCACAGCGCCCGCCACGGACGCTCCATCGCGCGGTCCATCGCGCAGGAACACCTGCGCGCCGACCACATCGAGGAGCCGCTGGTCTACCCGGTCACCACCGAGACCACCGACCACCCCGGCGGCTACCAGGGAGCGATGGAGGAGTTCTACGAAGCCTCCGCCGCCCGGCTCGCCGCCCACCTGGACGCCGGACGCACGGTCGCCGTCCTCGCCGAGGGCGACCCGCTCTTCTACGGCTCCTACATGCACATGCACAAGCGGCTCGCCGACCGCTACCCGACCGAGGTCATCCCCGGCGTGACCTCGGTGAGCGCCGCCGCGGCCCGGCTGCAGACCCCGCTGGTGGAGGGCGAGGAAGTCCTCACCATCCTCCCCGGCACCCTCCCGCAGGAGGAGCTCACCGCCCGCCTCGCGGCCACCGACTCCGCCGTGGTGATGAAGCTCGGCCGTACCTTCCCGGCCGTCCGGCAGGCCATGGCGGACTCCGGCCGGCTGGCCGAGGCGCGCTACGCGGAACGCGCGACGATGGCGGGCGAGCGGACCGGGCTGCTGGCGGACACCGACCCCGAGTCGGTGCCGTACTTCGCGGTGGCGGTGGTACCGAGCCGGGTCGGCAACCCCGGCGGCCGGCCCGGACCGGCCGGCGGCGAGGTCGTGGTGGCCGGCACCGGCCCGGCCGGCCCGCTCTGGCTCACCCCGGAGACCAAGCGGGCCCTGGCCGACGCGGACGTCCTGATCGGCTACACCACCTACCTGGACCGGGTGCCGGTCCGGCCCGGCCAGATCCGGCACGGCTCCGACAACAAGGTCGAGTCGGAGCGCGCCGAGTTCGCCCTGGACCTGGCGCGGCGCGGCAAGCGGGTCGCGGTGGTCTCGGGCGGCGACCCGGGCGTGTTCGCCATGGCGACGGCCGTGCTGGAGGTGGCCGCGCAGGACGCGTACAAGGACGTGCCCGTGCGGGTGCTGCCCGGGGTGACCGCCGCCAATGCCGCCGCCGCGGCGGCCGGCGCGCCGCTGGGCCACGACTACGCGACGATCTCCCTGTCGGACCGGCTCAAGCCCTGGGAGGTCATCGCGGAGCGGCTGCGCGCCGCCTCCGCGGCCGACCTGGTGCTCGCCCTGTACAACCCGGGCTCCCGCAGCCGCACCTGGCAGGTCGCGCAGGCCCGGGATCTGCTGCTGGAACTGCGCGGGGCGGACACCCCGGTGGTGGTGGCCCGCGATGTCGGCGGGCCGGAGCAGCGGGTCCGGGTGCTGACCCTGGGCACGCTGGAACCGTCCGAGGTGGACATGCGGACGATCCTGCTGATCGGGTCCTCCCAGACCCGGGTCACCGAGCGCGGCGACGGCACCCGGATCGCCTGGACCCCGCGCCGCTACCCGGAGTCCTGA
- a CDS encoding cobalamin biosynthesis protein CobG gives MPPHRSAASPDNPVIRDRGDACPGALRLHAADDGHLARIRIPGGLLTAHQASLLGLAADRFGDGHLELTSRGNVQLRGLDEGCGAGLAGLLDAAGLLPAPGHERVRNIVATPLSGDGSPGRPDVLPWVRELDRLLCANARVTALSGRFLFAVDDGRGDVAALEPDVTVLGQPRQRALVRLGPAAGAVSVAAQDAARAALLAAEYFLDAADAAGTRAWRVRELPAEHALDEGRFAERLGAAGIAAERVAEVDWPYAAPPMPRGTGAGQRATLCVLPPLGRLTTAQWRVLVQIADRGQGMRITPWRTVVLPGAPVRRPVNGPARLAAAGLIVSPDSPWENVTSCTGRPGCAKALADVQADAKAAVAAGAPTNAGAAAAAGGPGGLLPVHWSGCERRCGHPRGTAWVDVLATRDGYELSAHGRPLPAGPDLATALRAARGTTAEPDADHPTQ, from the coding sequence ATGCCACCGCACCGCTCCGCAGCGTCACCGGACAATCCCGTCATACGGGACCGCGGTGACGCCTGCCCGGGCGCGTTGCGGCTGCATGCGGCGGACGACGGACACCTGGCCCGCATCCGCATCCCCGGCGGGCTGCTGACCGCCCACCAGGCCTCCCTGCTGGGGCTGGCCGCCGACCGGTTCGGCGACGGGCACCTGGAACTCACCTCGCGCGGCAATGTGCAGCTGCGCGGGCTGGACGAGGGCTGCGGGGCCGGACTGGCCGGGCTGCTGGACGCGGCCGGCCTGCTGCCCGCGCCCGGCCATGAACGGGTGCGCAACATCGTGGCCACGCCGTTGTCGGGCGACGGCAGCCCGGGGCGGCCCGACGTACTGCCCTGGGTCCGGGAGCTGGACCGGCTGCTGTGCGCCAACGCGCGCGTGACCGCCCTGTCGGGCCGCTTCCTGTTCGCCGTGGACGACGGGCGCGGGGACGTGGCGGCGCTGGAGCCGGACGTGACCGTGCTCGGGCAGCCGCGGCAGCGGGCCCTGGTCCGCCTCGGGCCGGCCGCCGGAGCCGTGTCGGTGGCCGCGCAGGACGCTGCGCGGGCGGCGCTGCTCGCGGCCGAGTACTTCCTGGACGCCGCGGACGCGGCCGGCACCCGGGCCTGGCGGGTGCGCGAGCTGCCCGCCGAACACGCGCTGGACGAGGGCCGGTTCGCCGAGCGGCTGGGCGCCGCGGGGATCGCCGCGGAGCGGGTGGCCGAGGTGGACTGGCCGTACGCGGCCCCGCCGATGCCGCGGGGGACGGGCGCCGGGCAGCGCGCGACGCTCTGCGTGCTGCCGCCGCTCGGCCGGCTGACCACCGCGCAGTGGCGGGTGCTGGTGCAGATCGCCGACCGCGGGCAGGGCATGCGGATCACCCCCTGGCGCACCGTGGTCCTTCCGGGCGCCCCCGTCCGGCGCCCGGTCAACGGCCCGGCCCGGCTGGCGGCGGCCGGCCTGATCGTGTCCCCCGACAGCCCCTGGGAGAACGTCACCTCCTGTACGGGGCGGCCGGGTTGCGCCAAGGCACTGGCGGACGTACAGGCCGACGCGAAGGCCGCGGTGGCGGCCGGAGCACCGACGAATGCGGGGGCCGCTGCGGCGGCCGGCGGGCCGGGGGGGCTGTTGCCCGTGCACTGGTCCGGCTGTGAGCGCCGGTGCGGACATCCGCGCGGTACCGCCTGGGTGGACGTGCTCGCCACCCGCGACGGCTACGAACTCTCCGCCCACGGCCGCCCGCTGCCGGCCGGCCCCGACCTGGCAACCGCCCTGCGGGCCGCCCGCGGCACCACCGCCGAGCCCGACGCCGACCACCCCACACAGTGA
- a CDS encoding cobalt-precorrin-6A reductase, translating into MSADPAARHVQVPGLHTEAAGTAGSTAAPGSAARHVLILGGTTEARRLAEALAGAGGPGRVTTSLAGRVANPVLPPGETRIGGFGGPAGLAAWLSGHGVTHLVDATHPFAERMSFHAAAAAAATGIPLLALRRPAWAPVAGDRWHRVPSLAAAAEALPGLGTRVFLSTGRMGLAAFAGLDRLWFLVRSVDPPGPPVPARTEVLLDRGPFTLDGERELLRRHRIEVLVTKDSGGSATAPKLAAAREAGLPVLIVDRPAVPAGVPVAESVPAALTWLSEAGRTVIP; encoded by the coding sequence ATGTCTGCTGATCCCGCTGCGCGGCACGTACAGGTCCCCGGCCTGCACACCGAGGCCGCTGGTACCGCCGGCTCCACCGCGGCCCCAGGCTCCGCTGCGCGGCACGTACTGATCCTCGGCGGGACCACCGAGGCCCGGCGGCTGGCCGAGGCCCTGGCCGGGGCCGGCGGGCCGGGGCGGGTCACCACCTCGCTGGCCGGCCGGGTCGCCAACCCGGTGCTGCCGCCCGGCGAGACCCGGATCGGCGGCTTCGGCGGGCCCGCGGGCCTCGCCGCATGGCTGTCCGGGCACGGGGTGACGCATCTGGTCGACGCCACGCACCCGTTCGCGGAGCGGATGAGCTTCCACGCCGCCGCGGCGGCAGCCGCCACCGGCATCCCGCTGCTGGCCCTGCGCCGCCCGGCCTGGGCCCCGGTCGCCGGGGACCGCTGGCACCGCGTCCCCTCCCTGGCAGCCGCCGCCGAGGCCCTGCCCGGCCTCGGCACCCGGGTCTTCCTCAGCACCGGCCGGATGGGCCTGGCCGCCTTCGCGGGGCTGGACCGGCTGTGGTTCCTGGTGCGCTCGGTGGACCCACCCGGGCCACCGGTGCCGGCCCGCACCGAAGTCCTCCTCGACCGGGGGCCGTTCACCCTGGACGGAGAGCGGGAGCTGCTGCGCCGGCACCGGATCGAGGTCCTGGTCACCAAGGACAGCGGCGGCTCGGCCACCGCCCCCAAACTCGCCGCCGCACGCGAGGCCGGCCTCCCGGTCCTGATCGTGGACCGGCCCGCGGTCCCGGCCGGGGTCCCGGTGGCGGAGTCGGTGCCGGCGGCGCTGACCTGGCTGTCAGAGGCGGGCCGTACCGTCATCCCGTGA
- the cobM gene encoding precorrin-4 C(11)-methyltransferase yields MTVYFIGAGPGAADLITVRGARRLAASPVCLYAGSLVPRELLAECPPDACLVDTSQLNLDQIVAELVAAHEAGLDVARLHSGDPSVFSAVAEQMRRLDAAGVPYEVVPGVPAFAAAAAALKRELTVPTVGQTVILTRIAQQATPMPEGEDLATLGRSGALLVLHLATRYVDRVVAELLPHYGADCPAAVVAMASRPDELILRGTLEDIAGQVKAAGLVRTAVIIVGRTLGAEQFRDSHLYSPDRDRHVC; encoded by the coding sequence ATGACCGTGTACTTCATCGGGGCGGGCCCCGGCGCCGCCGACCTGATCACGGTGCGCGGTGCGCGCCGGCTTGCCGCGAGCCCGGTGTGCCTGTACGCGGGCAGCCTGGTGCCGCGCGAACTGCTCGCCGAATGCCCGCCGGACGCCTGCCTGGTCGACACCTCCCAGCTCAACCTCGACCAGATCGTCGCCGAGCTGGTCGCCGCCCACGAGGCGGGGCTGGACGTGGCCCGGCTGCACTCCGGCGACCCCTCGGTGTTCAGCGCGGTGGCCGAGCAGATGCGGCGGCTGGACGCGGCCGGAGTGCCGTACGAGGTGGTGCCCGGGGTACCGGCGTTCGCGGCGGCTGCCGCCGCGCTGAAGCGGGAGCTGACCGTCCCGACGGTCGGCCAGACCGTGATCCTCACCCGGATCGCCCAGCAGGCCACCCCGATGCCGGAGGGCGAGGACCTCGCCACCCTGGGCCGCAGCGGCGCGCTGCTGGTCCTGCACCTGGCCACCCGCTATGTCGACCGGGTGGTCGCCGAACTGCTCCCGCACTACGGTGCGGACTGCCCGGCGGCGGTGGTCGCGATGGCCTCCCGCCCGGACGAGCTGATCCTGCGCGGCACCCTGGAGGACATCGCCGGCCAGGTGAAGGCGGCGGGCCTGGTCCGCACCGCAGTGATCATCGTCGGCCGCACGCTGGGCGCGGAGCAGTTCCGCGACAGCCACCTGTACTCGCCGGACCGCGACCGGCATGTCTGCTGA